DNA from Aquipuribacter hungaricus:
CGACGACACGGTCCGTGACGTCCACAGGGACCCCGGTCACGGCCAGTCCTCGCGTGGGGTGATGACGGAGGTCGTCGCGGTACATCGTCACGTCGAGGGAGCCGGTGGGCGGGCGGACCCCGTCGACCTGCTCCAGCGCCGCCGCGACGCGCTCGGCCAGCGGCACCCCGCGGGTGGGGATGCCGAGCAGCACGAGGTCGGCCGCCGAGCGGTTCCGCTCGAGCAGCTCGTGGGCGATCCGCTGGACGACGCGGTCGATGTCGTCGGAGCTGACGACGGTCCGCTCGTGCATCGGTCCGTCGTCGGGACCCTGGTCGGCGCCGGCGTCGGTGACGGCTCCTGGGTCGTGGTCGGGGCTCTGCTGCTCGGGCACGGTCGCGTGGACCTCCTTCCCCGCCTCACGGGACGGGACTTAAAGGACGTCGGTCGCCGAGCACCCTAGCGCGCGGCCGACGGGGGCCCACCCGCGTGCCCGGTGGCGGAGACGGACCGTTGGGACTAGCCCGACCTGGTGACGCTCCGTGGCCAGGTGCTTGACCGCGTGAGTAACTCTCCGTGATCCTTACGGGGTGGCAACTGACTATGCACGCGCCCTCGGCTCGCGTCTCCGAGCGATCCGTACCCAGCAGGGTCTGTCCCTGCACGGCGTCGAGGAGAAGTCCCAGGGTCGGTGGAAGGCCGTCGTCGTCGGCTCGTACGAGCGCGGCGACCGTGCCGTCACCGTCCAGCGTCTCGCGGAGCTCGCCGACTTCTACGGCGTCCCCGTGCAGGCCCTCCTCCCGGACGGCGCACCTGCCGGCTCCGGCGAGCCCCCGCCCCGCCTGGTCCTCGACCTGGAGCGGCTCATGAACGTCCCGGCGGAGAAGGCCGGCCCCCTGGCCCGCTACGCCCAGACCATCCAGTCCCAGCGCGGCGACTACAACGGCAAGATCCTGTCGATCCGCGCCGACGACCTGCGCTCGCTGGCCGTCATCTACGACCTCGCGCCCGCCGCGCTGGTCGACCAGCTCATCAGCTGGCAGGTGCTGGACGCCGACGCCCGCCGGGCCGTCCTGGACTGAGGGCAGAGGAGCCCCCAGCCCCCGTGGGGCCGGACCTCAGGCCTGCAGCGTCGCCTTGAGGCTCCGGATCCGCGCGAGCAGCCCGTTGACGAAGGCGGGCGACTCGTCGGTCGACAGCTCCGACGCCAGCGTGACGGCCTCGCTGATGACGACGTCGTCCGGCACGTCCTCGGCGTGGAGCAGCTCCCACGTGGCGATGCGCAGGATGCCCCGGTCCACCGACGGCATCCGGTCCAGCGTCCAGCCGTGGGCGTACGTGGCCAGCGCCTCGTCGATCTGCACCTGGTGGGCGACGACACCCTCGACGAGGGTGACGGCGTACTCCGGGACGGGCGGCTCGCCGTCCTGGATCCGGGTGGCGAGCAGGCCGATCGGCTCCAGCCGGCGCTGCTCGGCCTCGAACAGGACGTCGAGGGCCCGCTTGCGGGCCTTGTGCCGGGCGCTCAGCTGACGCGCCCGAGGTAGTCACCCGAGCGGGTGTCGACCTTGACCTTGGTGCCGGTCTCGAGGAACAGCGGCACCTGGATCTCGCGGCCGGTCTCCAGCGTCGCCGGCTTGGTGCCGCCGGTGGACCGGTCGCCCTGCAGGCCGGGGTCGGTGTGGCTGATGACCAGCTCGACCGAGGCGGGCAGCTCGACGTACAGCACCGTGCCCTCGTGGACGGCGACGACCGCGTCCTGGTTCTCCAGCAGGAAGTCCGCGGCCTCGCCCACGGTGGCGCGGGGGACGTTCAGCTGGTCGTACGTGCTGGAGTCCATGAACACGTAGTCCTCGCCGTCGGCGTACAGGTACTGCATGTCCCGCTTGTCCACCGTGGCGGTCTCGACCTTGAGGCCGGCGTTGAACGTCTTGTCGACGACCTTGCCGGACAGGACGTTCTTGAGCTTGGTGCGGACGAAGGCGGGGCCCTTGCCCGGCTTGACGTGCTGGAACTCCACCACGGTCCAGAGGTTGCCGTCGATGTTCAGCACGAGGCCGTTCTTGAGGTCGTTGGTCGTCGCCATGGTGCGCGATCCTATCGGCCCTGGCGCGGCGGCCTGCGCCGTCGGGCGTCCCTCAGCGGGCGGCGGCGGCGCCGACGACCGCGTGCAGCGCGAGCGCGTACCCGGCGACCCCGAAGCCCGCGACGACCCCGGTCGCCACGGGCGTGACGACGCTGTGGCGGCGGAACTGCTCGCGCGCGCCCGGGTTGCTGATGTGCACCTCGACCAGCACGAGGCCCGCGCCGGTGACGAGCGCGGCGGCGTCGCGCAGCGCGTAGGAGTAGTGGGTGAACGCCGCGGGGTTGACCACGACGTGCAGGCCGCGGTCGACCGCCTCGTGCAGCCACGCGACCAGGTCGGACTCGTCGTCGCTCTGGCGGACCTCCGCCCGGACGCCGAGCTCGTCGGCCGCGCGGGCGACGAGCGCGACCAGCCCGTCGTGGTCGGTGCGGCCGTAGACGTCCGGCTCGCGGCTGCCGAGCCGGGACAGGTTGGGCCCGTTGAGCACGAGCACCTCCGGGCGGGGAGCCGGGGCGGCGTCGCTCACGAGTCGCTGACCTCGACGTAGGCCGCCTGCAGCAGCGCCGGGTCGGGGCCCTCGAGCCGGGTGGGCCGGCCGGAGCCGTCGAGCACGACGAAGCGCAGCAGGTCGCCGCGGGTCTTCTTGTCCTTGCGCATGCCGTCGTAGAGGGCGGACCAGCGGTCGCCGCGGTAGGCGATGGGCAGGCCGAGCCCGGCGAGGATGCTGCGGTGGCGGTCGACGACCTTCTCCGGCAGGTGGCCGGCGAGCCGGCCCAGCTCGGCGGCGTAGACCATCCCCACGCTGACGGCCGCACCGTGGCGCCAGGTGAACCGCTCGACCAGCTCGATGGCGTGGCCGAAGGTGTGCCCGTAGTTGAGCACCTCGCGCAGGCCGGTCTCGGTGAGGTCCTCCCCCACCACGGCCGCCTTGACGCTCACCGAGCGCTCGACGAGCTCGGCCAGCACGGGGCTGTCCCAGCGGACGGCCTCGTCGGGCTGCTGCTCGACGAGGCTGAGGATGCCGGGGTCGGCGATGAACCCGCACTTGACGACCTCGGCCATGCCGGCGCGCAGGTCGAACTGGGGCAGGGTCTCCAGGGCGGACAGGTCGGCGAGCACGCCCGCGGGCGGGTGGAACGCGCCGACGAGGTTCTTGCCCTCGGTGGTGTTGATGCCGGTCTTGCCGCCGACGGCCGCGTCGACCATGCCGAGCAGCGTGGTGGGGACGTGGACGACCTTGACACCGCGCAGCCACGTCGCGGCGACGAAGCCGGCGAGGTCTGTGACGGCACCGCCGCCGACCCCGACCACGGCGTCGGAGCGGGTGAACCCGGCCTGGCCGAGCACCTGCCAGCAGAAGGAGGCGACCTGGGCGACCTTGGCCTCCTCGCCGTCGGGCACCTCGGCGGTGACGGCCTCGTACCCGGACGCGGCGAGGTCCTCGCGGACGGCGTCGCCCGTGGCCCGCAGCGCGCGCGGGTGCACGACGAGCACGCGACGCACGCCGCCGCCGAGCAGCGCCGGCAGCCGGTCGAGCAGGCGGTGGCCGATGACGACGTCGTAGGGCTGCTCGCCCTCGACCCGGACGACGGTCGGCTCGCTCACGGGGCAGGGACCTCCAGGTCTCCGGTCAGGTCGGGGAACGCGGCCAGGACCTGGTCGACGACCTGGTCGGGGTCGAGGTCGCTGGTGTGCACGACCGCGGTGGCGAGCTCGGTGTAGACGGGACGGCGGACGTCCATGAGCCGGGTCCACGTCGCGCGCGGGGCGTCGAGCAGGAGCGGCCGGGGCGCGTCCATGCCGACCCGGCGGGCGGCCGCGGCGAGGCCGACGTCGAGGAACACCACGCGGTGCCCGCGCAGCCGCTCGCGCGTCTCGGGGTCGACCGGGGCGCCGCCGCCGAGGGCGAGCACGCCCCTGTGCTCGGCGAGAGCCGCGGCGACCGCGTCGCGCTCGAGGTCGCGGAAGGCCGGCTCCCCCGAGTACAGGAAGATGTCGGGGATCGGCGTGCCCGTGCCCGCCTCGACGTCGGCGTCGGTGTCGCGCACGTCGGCACCGAGCCGCGTCGCCAGCGCGGTGGCGACGGTGGTCTTGCCGGCCCCGGGCGGCCCGACGAGGACCACGAGCGGGGCGTCGACGCCGGGGCGGCGGCCCGCCGCGCCGGAGGGTGCCGGCACGCCGGCGCCCGCGGGGTCGGTCACCGCAGCACCAGGCCGTCGAGATAGCCCCGGACGTTGCGCGCGGTCTCCCCGACGCTGTCGCCGCCGAACTTCTCGAGCAGCGCCTGGGCGAGCACGAGGGCCACCTCGGCCTCGGCGACGACGCCCGAGGCGGGGACCGCGCACACGTCGGAGCGCTGGTTGATGGCCACCGCCGGCTCGCCGGTGGCGGTATCGATGGTGGCCAGCGCCCGCGGGACGGTGCTGATCGGCTTCATGGCGGCGCGCACGCGGAGCACGTCGCCGGTGCTCATGCCGCCCTCGGTGCCGCCGGCGCGCCCGGTGCGGCGGCGCAGGCGGCCGTCCTCGCCGGTCTCGATCTCGTCGTGGGCGGCGGAGCCGCGGCGACGGGCGGTGGTGAAGCCGTCGCCGATCTCCACGCCCTTCATGGCCTGGATGCCCATGACGGCGCCGGCGAGCCGGCCGTCGAGGCGGCGGTCGCCGTGGACGTGGCTGCCCAGGCCCGGCGGCAGGCCGTAGGCGAGCACCTCGACGACGCCGCCGAGGGTGTCGCCGTCCTTGCGGGCGGCGTCGATCTCCTCCACCATCGCCCGGCTGGTGGCCCCGTCGTGACAGCGGACCGGGTCGGCGTCGAGCGCGGCCACGTCGTCGGGCAGCGGCAGCGTCGTGCCCTCGGGGACGGCGACCGTGCCGACGGCGACGGTGTGGCTGACCAGCCGGACGCCGGCGGCCTGCTCGAGCAGCGCGGCCGCGACCGTGCCCAGCGCGACCCGGGCGGCGGTCTCGCGGGCGCTGGCGCGCTCGAGGACGGGGCGGGCGTCGTCGAAGCCGTACTTCTGCATGCCGACCAGGTCGGCGTGGCCGGGCCGGGGGCGGGTGAGGGGGGCGTTGCGGGCCTGGCCGGCGAGGACGTCGGCGTCGACCGGGTCCGGTGCCATGACGGTCTGCCACTTGGGCCACTCGGTGTTGGCCACCTGGACCGCGAGCGGGCCGCCCATGGTCACGCCGTGCCGCAGGCCCCCGAGGAAGCTCACCTGGTCCTGCTCGAACTTCATCCGGGCCCCGCGGCCGTAGCCGAGCCGGCGGCGGGCGAGCACGGCGGCGACGTCGTCGGAGGTGACCCGGACACCGGCCGGCACACCCTCGACGACACCCACCAGGGCTGGGCCGTGGCTCTCCCCGGCGGTGATCCATCGCATGGGCGTCATCGTCCCACGCACCCGTGGCACGACCGCGCGGCGGCCGTCGCTCGGACGGCCGCCGCTCGGGTGGTGGTGCAGGCGGTGCGGCCGGTCAGACCACCGTGAACATGAGGACGCCGCCGACGGAGACGCGGTAGGTCGACGAGCCGACCTGGACCATGACGGTGCTGGGCTGGACGGAGTCGTCGACCGAGCGGTAGGTGAGCACCACCGGCTCGCCCGTCGTGGTGGTGCCCAGGACGACGGAGTCGCCGACGGCGTCCAGGCCGCCGTCCGGGGCGGGCTCCAGGTCGAGCGTGACCGCCGCGCCGTTGACCGACAGCTGGAGCGGGTCGCCGGGCAGGACGGGGTCGACGGAGACGAACTCCACCGTGCGCAGCTTCGCCAGCTCGGCGCGGGTCCGGTCGACGACGTCGCGCAGCCCGGCGTTCTCGGCCAGGAGCGCGTCCTGCTCGGCGGTGAGGGTGGCGACCTGCTGGCTGAGCGCCGAGTCGCCGGCGCCGGCGAGGACCAGCTGCTGGGTGAGGGTGGCGATCTGGGCCTGCAGCTCGCGGACCCGCTGCTCCGCAGCGGCGGCCTGGGGACCTGCAGGGCCCGTGGTCGTCGACCCGCCCCCCGTCGCGGCCCCTGCAGCCGTGCCGCCGGGAGGACCCGTAGGAGCGTCCGTCGCCGGGGCGTCACCGCCGGCCGCGTCGGCGCCCACGTCGTCGACGAGCGGGACGAAGACGTTGCGACCCAGGACGGCGGCGGTGGGCAGCGGCGCGCTCACGGTCGACGCGGGGCTGGGCTCGACAGAGGGGACCGGCTGGACGGCTGCGGGGGGTACCGCCGCCAGCTCGACGTCGCTCCCGCCGCCTAGCACCAGAGCGGCGGCGCCACCGAGGACGCCGAGGGCGGCGACCCCGGCGGCCACCGCGATGACGACGGTACGACGGCCGGTCGCTGTGGGCTCCTCCGTCGCTGCTGCCGGGAGGGCCGGCGCGGCGACGGGTGTGCCGAACGAGTTGGCGGGCATGGCTGTCTCCTGGCTCAGGGGGTCTCGACGGGCGGGGCGGCGGGCGGGGCGACGCTCTCCGCGTCGACGAAGACGAAGACGCGAGCAGTGACTGTGGTGGCGACGGTGCCCTCGGGCACCTCCTCCACACCGTCCGCGGCCTCCACTGCCGGGACGACAGTCATCCCGACGGCCTCGACCAGGAGAGCCCGCTCGATGTCCGCCTGCAGCTGCTTGAGGAACAGCACGCTGGCGCCGAACTGGGCGGTCGTCGTGATGGTGACCGGGACCGCGGCCAGCACGCTCCCGGGGGGGGCGCCGGGGACGGCGGTCACGCCGCCCACGGGAGCAGCGGCGTCCGCCGGTGCGGACGGTGCCGCGCTCGGCTCTGCGGCTGGGGCGCCGTCCTCGGGCGGTGGAGCGACGGCCACGGCTGCGGCTGGGTCGACGACGGCCGTGGCCACACCGGTGACGATGCTGTCGACGGTGACGCCGGAGTCCGCCCCGGCGGAGGAGACCTCCCGGACGAGCTGGGCCAGTGCCGGCTGGTCCGGCAGCGCCTGACGGATGGCGGCGAGCTCTGCCTCGCGCTGCGGGCGCTCGGCGAAGTCCAGCTCGAGCTGAGCGATGCGTGCCTCGAGCTCGGTGTTCGCGCCCTGGGCTGCCACGGTCTGCATGCGCAGGTCCGCGGCCTCGGCGCGCTGGGGCTCCACGAGCAGGAACCAGGAGCCCGCCGTCAGCGCGACGCAGAGCCCCGCCGTGCCCAGTGACCAGCCGGCCGTCTTCGTCAGCGCCATCTCACTGCTCTCCCCTGCTGTAGCGGTCCGAGTAGGCCGACGGTGCGACCTTGGTCGAGGTGGTGAAGTCGACCCACGGGTCCTCGCCGGACTGGTCGTCGTACGTGGCGTCCGAGACGAGGACGTGGTCGAGGTCGCTCACGCCGTCGAAGGCGTCCATCCAGGTGGCGACGTCGGTGTAGGTGAGGGCCCGGCCGGTCGTGACGACCTCCGCGACCGCGTCCTGCGGCGCCAGCGGGTCGCCGCTGAGGGCACCGGGCACCACGGCCGTGGCGCTCACCGAGCTGAACCAGACGCCCGACGGTGCGGCCTGCCCGATCTGCGACAGGTACGAGTACCACTCGACGTCGGTGGCCATCGCCGTCTCCAGCGCGGTCTCGGCACGCTCGATGCGTGCGAGCAGCAGCGGGATCTCGGCGTACTGCGCGGCTTCCGCCTGCAGGGCGACGGTCTGCGCCTGCTCCACCGCCAGCTCGTCCTGCGCACGTCCGGCGTCGGCGGCGCTGGCGGTGTACCCGCCGCCGATGCCGGCCACGGTCAGGACCAGCGCGAGACCCATCCAGCCCTTGGCGCGGGCGAACCGGCGGCGCTCGTGGATCTCCGGCGGCATGAGGTCGACGCGGGCGACCGGGTGCTCGGACGTCAGCGGGACGACCGTCTCGAGCGTTGCGGCGAGGGTCTGGGTGCTCATCGGGCACCTCCCATGGCGAGGCCGACCGGGACGGCGGCGAGCGGGCGGACGAGGGCGAGCTGGGCGTCGTCGAGCCCGGTGCGGCCGATGCGCATGCCCGACGTCGGGTCGCCCTGGACGACGGGGATGCGGACCCCCTGCGCCAGGCGCTCCCCGAAGCCCTGCAGGGACGAGGCGCCGCCGGACAGGACCACCCGCTCGGGGTGGTTCCCGGAGAAGGTGGAGCGGAAGTAGTCGAGCGAGCCGCGGATCTCGTCGACGAGCGCCTGGGCGGCGGTGTCGATGGTGCGGGCGGCGTTCGGCGGGATCCCCACGATGCCGTGCATCCCGGCGGCCTGCTTGATGCCCTCGGCGTCCTGCAGCGACGTGCCGAGGCGCTCGGCCAGGGCGTCGGTGAGGTCCTGGCCGCCCATGAGGAGGATGCGGACGAAGTGGGGGACGCCCGCGGTGTGGACGACGATGTTCGTCACCCGCGCGCCGATGTCGACGAGCACCTCGGTGGTCGCGGCGTCCACGCCGGTGCTGCCGAGCGAGCGCAGCACGGCGAAGCTTGTGAGGTCGACCGAGACGGGCCGGAGGCCGGCCTTCTCGACGCAGCGGATGTTGCCGAGCACGCTCTCCCGCACGGCGGCGACGAGCAGGCCGCGCAGGGTGCGCCCGCGGGGGCCGTGGACCTCCTCCAGCGGGTGGAAGTCGAGCACGGCCTCGCTCACGGGCATGGGCAGCTGGTCGGCGACCTGGAGGGCGAGGCTCTGGCGCAGCTCGGCGGGGGGCAGCCAGGCGACCTCGACGGTGCGGACCACGACGCGCTGGTTCGCGATGCCGAGGACGACGTCCTTGGAGGAGAACTTCGTCGCGGCCCAGAGCTCGCGGACGGCGGCGGCGACCGCGGGGGCGTCGACGACCTCGCCGTCGCGCACGGAGCCGGCGGGGACCGCGACCTGGCCGAACTTCTCCAGGGTCACGCCCTGGCGGCCGAACGACAGCTCGGCCGCACGGACACCGGAGGTGCCGATGTCGAGGCCGATGGCGGTGCGTGCTGCCACGGCACGTCTCCTTAGTCCTGGGCGGGGCGCCGGGTGCGGCGCCGGGTGGGCGGTGACCCGCTCCCGTGCACCGCATCGGAGCCCGGCCCCGGCCGCTTGAGACGCGACCGTGCGGGGACCGGTCGGGTGGCGCGAGGCTCACCCGTGCGGCTCAGCGCAGACCGCTCGCCCGCAGGTAGGCGTCGACCACGGGGGCGGCGAAGCCGACGGCCAGCCATGCCCCCACGACCATGTACGGCCCGAAGGGGATCTTCGTCTTCCCCGTGCCGCGGCCCAGGGCGACGATCGCGAGGCCGACGACGCCGCCGAGCAGGAACCCGAGGAACAGGCCGAGCACGAGCGCACCCCAGCCGTACCAGCCCAGGACCATGCCCAGCACGCCCGCGAGCTTGACGTCCCCGAAGCCCATCCCGGCCGGGTACACGAGGACGAGCAGCAGGAAGCAGCCGAAGCCGGCACCGGCCCCGAGCGCGGCACGCAGCAGCGCGGGCCAGTCCCCCGACCCTGCCGAGGCGACGGCGAGCAGCACGAAGAGCACGGGATAGCTGGGCAGGACGATGGCGTCGGGCAGCCGGTGCACGTCGACGTCGATGAGCGTGAGCGCGATGCTCACCGCCGCCAGGTACAGCAACGCCGGGACCACCCAGGGCGTCGGACCCTCGAGCAGGACGGCCGCCACGACGCCGGCGAAGGCGAGACCGGTGGCGGTCTCCACGAGCGGGTACCTGCCGCTGATCGGCTCGCCGCAGTCCCGGCAGCGCCCCCGCAGCAGCAGCCACGACAGCACCGGCACGTTGTCGCGCGGCCGGACGGGGGCGCCGCAGCCCGGGCAGGCGCTGGGCGGCCGCACCACCGACAGTCCCCGGGGCACCCGGTGGACGACAACGTTGAGGAACGAGCCGACGAGGAGGCCGAACAACCCGGCGGCCACCACGGCGAACGTGGTCAGCGTCGGGTCGTCCGTCCAGCCGACGCTCAGGGTCCCCACGGCGAGCATCCCAGCACGCCGGCCGGCGTCGGGGGGGTCGGCGCGCCCGCGGCGGCCGGGGCGCGCCGGCTCACGGACCGACTACCTCGCGTGTGTCGCGGACGGTGGAGGCGCCGTCGAGCGGCGGGGCGTTCCACTTCTGGCGGCCGCTGCCATCGCACGTCGCGGAGACGATGCTCGACCAGGCCGTGTAGACCGCGGCGTTGGGCGGCCCCACGGCCATGCAGCGACCGAAGCGATCGACGACCGTGTAGGAGTCGGCGTAGTTGCCCTCGATCTTGCGGTTGACCTGCCATATCTCGTTCGCGGGGATGCTCCCCGTGGAGCAGACCCTCAGCGTCACGTAGCCGAAGTTGGTCGACGGCGCCCTGACGCAGTAGCGGGGGCCCGTCGCCGCGTTGAAGGTCTGGCCGGTGCTGCCCTGGCGCGTGTACAGCTGCTTGGTCGTGCCGTTCCAGACCAGCGTCTGGTTCCAGCCGACGGCGGAGGTCGGGTCCTGCTTGCAGGGGTAGGCGATCATGGAGACCACAGCGACGTCCCAGTTGGACACGTCGAAGCACCGGCCGAACTCGTCGTAGTTGACCCACTGCAGCTGCGTGTCTGCCGCCGTCCCGGTCACGTTCCCGACGGACCCGGATCCGACCGAGGCGTCGGGGCGCCACTTGGTCTGACGGACGGAGCCGTTGCAGGCGGCGGTGCTGGCGTCGAGGTTGGACCCCGACGTGTTGTCCTGGCTGATGACCGGGCAGAAGGACGTGTACGCGGTGCCGTTGAGCCTCGCCCGGAAGCGGCCGTTGTCGTCGTAGCCCCACTTCTGCTCGAAGCCTGCTCCGCAGACCTGCAGCTGCATCTGACGAGGGTCCGTCAGGCCCACGGCCGCTGCGCAGAGCTTGGACCCCGCCCATGCAGGGTCGAGGGTCCTCGACAGGGCGATGGTGAAGTCGCTGCGCCACGTCCACCGCTGGTTGGCGTCCGACGGCGTGCAGGCCGCCGCCGTCAGCCGTGTGCCGACCGTGGGTACGGCCGAACCGGCCTTCCAGCACAGGTCCAACGAGGCGGTGTTGCCGTCGAAGTAGTTGTGGATCAGGCCGCCGGCCACGTTGGTGTTGGTCAGCTGGAAGTCGTAGACGGTCTCCACCGTCCGGTCCCCGGCGTCGACGTCCCTCCGCGGTACGGCTGCGCCGGCGCCCTCGGACTGGAGCAGCGCGTACCGAGGGGTGATGGCCGGGCCGCCCGCGGTCGTGCACGTCATGGCGTTCGCGGTACGCCACGCCTCGTCCTTGCCCGCAGGGTCCGTGGCGTAGTACCGGATGGTCACCCGGTAGGTGAGGGCACCTGGCGTAGTCCCCAGGTCACCGGTCAGCACGCCCCTCTTGGTGTTCTTGATGCACGGCAGGCCTTGTCTGTTGCCGACGACCTTGGTCGAGTCGAGCGGGTCGGTCGCCGAGGCGGCGCGCACCTGGCCGAGCGCGACGTCGAGCCCGGCTTCCGCCGCGTGCACCGTCCGGACGTTCTTTTGGGCGAACTGCGCCGGCCCGACCTGGGACACGATCGAACCGAGGAGGAGCAAGCTGATGGACGTCGCGATGAACATCGTCACGAGGACGAACATCATGGCGGCGCCCTCGTCGCCCTGGCTGGCCTCGGTGGTGGGGCATCGGGGTGTCACGTTCGTCCCACTCCTTGGCTCGTGCAGACCTGGGTGTCGCTGATCCCGTCGGCGTTGGCGTCGACGTTGGTCAGGGTGTTCGCGTCGGTGTTCCTGGCGACGAACGTGGTGTCGAGCTGCTGGACAGGCGTGCGGGGGCGCACCACATCGACCGCCACCACGAGGCGCTGCCGTTCGTAGGTGCTGCCCGCTGCCTGGAACGTCCAGGGGGAGGCTCCACCCCGGGCCTGCACGCCCGTCGAGACCCGCGCCCAGGCGGTGACCCCCGGAGGGCCGCTCTCGTTCCAGCGGCGCCTGTCCACGGTCCCCGTCGAGGGCACGTACCGGTACTGGGTGCAGTAGGGGGCCGTCCCCGCCTTGGTGGTGCGGGTGGCGAACTCCAGGTACCAGCTGCCCCCGACCTGGACCGGCCGGTTGACCGCGGTCGCGTACGGGATCTCCCGGTCCAACCGGTTGTAGAGGCGGGACAGCTCGGTGCTGGCCTCCCCGGTGCTCGTGACCCGTGCCGTGGTCCGCGACATCGAGGCGATGCCCGACGTGAAGATGGCCAGCAGGACCGCGAAGATGACCATCGACACGAGGAGCTCGACCATCGTGAACCCGTGATCGTCCAGGCCGTCACCCGGACGGGTCGGACGAGCGCCGGGCCTCAGCATGTCGTCCCCGGGGCCAGCGAGACGACACCCTCGGCGGACCGGCCCGAAGAGTCGGTGACCCGGTACCGGAAGCTGCTGGCGGGCGGGTTGTTCTGGGTGGTGTTCAGACGTGCGACCACCGGGTTCGCGGTCGACGAGATCGTGACGCTGCTGTAGCCCGCACCCGGCCCGGACACCACAGCCCAGCTGGTGATGCTGCTGCCGCTCACCAGCCTGGACAGGTCCACCGATACCGCGACACCGTTCCCCTTGGGGAAGCACGCCGTGGTGGATCCTGCAGCGGGCGGCGCGTAGAGGCTGAGCGTCAGCGTCGCCGTGGACGTCAGCCCGCTCGGGGTGGTCACCTGGTACACCAGCGAGGTGGTCGACGCACCGGCGCCGACCGGTGCGACGTAGCGGACCTTCCCTCCCACAGCGGTCGCGCTTCCCTGCGACGGCCCGGTGACGATCGATACCTCAGCGTTCGTGAACTCCTGGGGGTCGTTGAACCGCACGTCGAGGTCGGACGTGGTCCCGCGTGTCACGGTGTAGCTGTCGTCCACCGCCTTCGGCGCCGCAGGGATGGTTATCGTGACCTGGGCGGACGAGCGCAGCGTGCCGCGCTGGACCGTGTAGCCCAGGACGTCGCTCGTGGCGCTGGTGCCGGGACGAGCCGTGTAGCGGACCTTGCCGCCGACCACTGTCGCCGTGCCCTGACCAGGAGCGGTGGTGATGGTGACGTCGCCGGCGGAGAACTCCGGGTCGTCGTTCAGGCGGACGTCGATGTCGACGGCGCCGAGCCGCGAGGCTGTCGCCGTGTCCGCGCGGGCGACCGGCGCGGGCGTCGTCGCAGTGACCGTCGCCTGCGCCGACTGGCCGGAGCGGTCTGTGATCCGATAGACGAAGGTCTCCGTCCCGGCGTGGCCGGCCGGGGCGGTGTACGTGAGGACGCCGTTGGCCGCCGTCACCGACGCACCGCTGGCCGGCGGGCTCACCACCGTGACGGCGTCCGCGCCGTGCCAGGCAGGGTTGACAGGCGACAGCACCGTGACGCTCGCACCCGAGCCGCGCACGCCGGTGATGGTCTTGGCGGCCGCCGTCGGCACCGGCGGGCGGGCGACGGTGAGGCTCACCTCGACCTCGTCGGAAAGGATCCCCTTGGTGTCGACGAGCTTGTAGACGAAGCCGTCGGGACCGTAGAAGTCCGGGGCCGGCGTGTAGCTCATGGTGCCGGAGGACTGGGTGCCGGAGAGGGTTCCGTGCTGCGGCTGCTGGACCACGCTGACCGGCTGGGCGGCGAAGCCGTTCTCGCCGGGCAGGTCGTTCCCCAGTACGGAGAAGCTCGCGCTGGTCGTGTTGAACGGCACGGCCACCGGCCCGTCCGGGAACCCCTTGGGGCCCTTGCCGTCGTTCGTCGTGTTGAAGATGAGGTTGCCGTCGGCGTTGACGAGCGTGGTGAGGAGGAACTGGCAGTCGGCGGCCCCGCCGCAGGTGGTAGCGCCGCCCTTATCCCAGACGACCCTC
Protein-coding regions in this window:
- the pyrR gene encoding bifunctional pyr operon transcriptional regulator/uracil phosphoribosyltransferase PyrR → MHERTVVSSDDIDRVVQRIAHELLERNRSAADLVLLGIPTRGVPLAERVAAALEQVDGVRPPTGSLDVTMYRDDLRHHPTRGLAVTGVPVDVTDRVVVLVDDVLFSGRTIRAALDAVADLGRPRAVRLVVLVDRGHRELPIRADHVGRNLPTAADEKVAVRLRETDGSDGVDILRPLRPTGTAVPGAGA
- a CDS encoding transcriptional regulator — encoded protein: MATDYARALGSRLRAIRTQQGLSLHGVEEKSQGRWKAVVVGSYERGDRAVTVQRLAELADFYGVPVQALLPDGAPAGSGEPPPRLVLDLERLMNVPAEKAGPLARYAQTIQSQRGDYNGKILSIRADDLRSLAVIYDLAPAALVDQLISWQVLDADARRAVLD
- the nusB gene encoding transcription antitermination factor NusB codes for the protein MSARHKARKRALDVLFEAEQRRLEPIGLLATRIQDGEPPVPEYAVTLVEGVVAHQVQIDEALATYAHGWTLDRMPSVDRGILRIATWELLHAEDVPDDVVISEAVTLASELSTDESPAFVNGLLARIRSLKATLQA
- the efp gene encoding elongation factor P, which encodes MATTNDLKNGLVLNIDGNLWTVVEFQHVKPGKGPAFVRTKLKNVLSGKVVDKTFNAGLKVETATVDKRDMQYLYADGEDYVFMDSSTYDQLNVPRATVGEAADFLLENQDAVVAVHEGTVLYVELPASVELVISHTDPGLQGDRSTGGTKPATLETGREIQVPLFLETGTKVKVDTRSGDYLGRVS
- a CDS encoding type II 3-dehydroquinate dehydratase, with the translated sequence MSDAAPAPRPEVLVLNGPNLSRLGSREPDVYGRTDHDGLVALVARAADELGVRAEVRQSDDESDLVAWLHEAVDRGLHVVVNPAAFTHYSYALRDAAALVTGAGLVLVEVHISNPGAREQFRRHSVVTPVATGVVAGFGVAGYALALHAVVGAAAAR
- the aroB gene encoding 3-dehydroquinate synthase, with translation MSEPTVVRVEGEQPYDVVIGHRLLDRLPALLGGGVRRVLVVHPRALRATGDAVREDLAASGYEAVTAEVPDGEEAKVAQVASFCWQVLGQAGFTRSDAVVGVGGGAVTDLAGFVAATWLRGVKVVHVPTTLLGMVDAAVGGKTGINTTEGKNLVGAFHPPAGVLADLSALETLPQFDLRAGMAEVVKCGFIADPGILSLVEQQPDEAVRWDSPVLAELVERSVSVKAAVVGEDLTETGLREVLNYGHTFGHAIELVERFTWRHGAAVSVGMVYAAELGRLAGHLPEKVVDRHRSILAGLGLPIAYRGDRWSALYDGMRKDKKTRGDLLRFVVLDGSGRPTRLEGPDPALLQAAYVEVSDS
- a CDS encoding shikimate kinase; the encoded protein is MTDPAGAGVPAPSGAAGRRPGVDAPLVVLVGPPGAGKTTVATALATRLGADVRDTDADVEAGTGTPIPDIFLYSGEPAFRDLERDAVAAALAEHRGVLALGGGAPVDPETRERLRGHRVVFLDVGLAAAARRVGMDAPRPLLLDAPRATWTRLMDVRRPVYTELATAVVHTSDLDPDQVVDQVLAAFPDLTGDLEVPAP
- the aroC gene encoding chorismate synthase, producing the protein MRWITAGESHGPALVGVVEGVPAGVRVTSDDVAAVLARRRLGYGRGARMKFEQDQVSFLGGLRHGVTMGGPLAVQVANTEWPKWQTVMAPDPVDADVLAGQARNAPLTRPRPGHADLVGMQKYGFDDARPVLERASARETAARVALGTVAAALLEQAAGVRLVSHTVAVGTVAVPEGTTLPLPDDVAALDADPVRCHDGATSRAMVEEIDAARKDGDTLGGVVEVLAYGLPPGLGSHVHGDRRLDGRLAGAVMGIQAMKGVEIGDGFTTARRRGSAAHDEIETGEDGRLRRRTGRAGGTEGGMSTGDVLRVRAAMKPISTVPRALATIDTATGEPAVAINQRSDVCAVPASGVVAEAEVALVLAQALLEKFGGDSVGETARNVRGYLDGLVLR